Sequence from the uncultured Draconibacterium sp. genome:
ATTAAAATAAAGCTGCAATCGTCTAACTAAGAGGTTGTGGTAACTTAAGATTGAATCCGCCTCTGAGAGCAGAGGCGGTTTTTGTCGTTTTAATATTTTCAGGAAATAGATTGTTAAGTTAAGCCCGTGAATTAGCAATATGCTATATATCAAAAGAAAACCATCTCTGATTTCAGAGGTGGTTTTTTTGTGCCCGGCATTTTGTACTTTTGCCGAACATAAAACCGAAGAAATGCTTTGCATCAATTTAATAAACAACAACCCTTTTTACTGCCTGGCTACCGAAGAGTACCTTTTAAAAAATTTCGACGACAATATTTTTATGCTTTGGCAAAGCGATAAAACGGTTGTGGTAGGTAAACACCAAAATGCGCTGGGCGAAGTAAATTACCGCTATGTGCGCGAGAATGACATTACGGTAGCACGTCGAATTTCGGGTGGGGGAACGGTTTACCACGATGCCGGCAATGTAAATTTTGCCTTTATTAAAAATGTTAAAAGTCCGGCAGAGATTTCGTTTAAACAGTTTACCGAACCCGTAGTGGAAGCATTGGCCCAACTGGATATTGAAGCCACCACATCGGGAAGAAACGATTTGCTGATTAAAGGCTTAAAAATATCGGGAAATGCCGAGCATGTTTTTAAAAACCGTGTGTTGCATCATGGTACCTTGTTGTTTAACTCCGATCTGGAAAATCTGGGAAATAGCATAAAGGTTATTCCGGGGAAATACACAAGCAAAGCGGTGCAATCG
This genomic interval carries:
- a CDS encoding lipoate--protein ligase is translated as MLYIKRKPSLISEVVFLCPAFCTFAEHKTEEMLCINLINNNPFYCLATEEYLLKNFDDNIFMLWQSDKTVVVGKHQNALGEVNYRYVRENDITVARRISGGGTVYHDAGNVNFAFIKNVKSPAEISFKQFTEPVVEALAQLDIEATTSGRNDLLIKGLKISGNAEHVFKNRVLHHGTLLFNSDLENLGNSIKVIPGKYTSKAVQSNRSKVANIAPFLKNEMNIEAFIDFIIGVQLKKEGAESYTISAEDEEVITKLVGEKFTTWDWRWGYSPKYTFTNKAEIDGRTLEIYLEVKKGHIENANLQGNYFVEPYTTELSALLVGKQHFYDAIRDVLKTENEDLIYAFF